A genomic stretch from Nitrospira sp. includes:
- the zapB gene encoding cell division protein ZapB has product MTLDRLDALELRIRDLVKLVQDLKRKNTSLEDELRLARERVAVRDDENRRWEQERLDIRARIEKVLGEIDLLECLDEPKEVAFD; this is encoded by the coding sequence ATGACTCTAGATCGTCTCGACGCCCTTGAACTTCGCATTCGTGACCTCGTGAAACTCGTGCAGGATCTCAAGCGGAAGAACACCTCGCTCGAAGACGAACTCCGTCTGGCACGCGAGCGGGTTGCTGTGCGCGATGACGAAAATCGTCGATGGGAACAGGAGCGTCTGGATATCCGGGCGCGGATCGAAAAGGTGCTCGGGGAAATTGATTTGTTGGAATGCCTGGATGAACCCAAGGAGGTGGCGTTTGACTAA
- a CDS encoding cell division protein ZapA yields the protein MTKTIDVEIYGQRYSVNGEADESYVKQLAEMVDKQMKQVAAGMRSATPAKLAVLAAFNLAHELMESERRFRQDEADADRRVASLMESIDQQMPSILSR from the coding sequence TTGACTAAAACCATCGACGTGGAGATCTACGGCCAACGGTACAGCGTCAATGGCGAGGCCGACGAGTCCTACGTGAAGCAATTGGCCGAGATGGTCGACAAACAGATGAAGCAGGTGGCGGCCGGGATGCGGTCGGCCACCCCGGCCAAGCTGGCCGTCCTTGCCGCATTCAATCTCGCGCATGAGTTGATGGAATCCGAACGGAGGTTTCGACAGGATGAAGCCGATGCCGATCGCCGCGTGGCATCCCTCATGGAGTCCATCGATCAGCAGATGCCGTCTATCCTGTCGCGGTGA